In Erpetoichthys calabaricus chromosome 4, fErpCal1.3, whole genome shotgun sequence, one genomic interval encodes:
- the LOC127527488 gene encoding odorant receptor 131-2-like, which yields MPQNSNISNSSSNISISSQNVGKILAVANFKIAFSQVLVCIFFYINCTMLFTFLRKHSFHQDTRYILFAHMLMVDTLQLLFMDLGVTLAYFFIVAPAGACILFCMIMASLTYFTTLTLTFMCLERYVAICMPLRHAVIATVKRTLYAILIIWLIGSIPSFKELFIIVAIETVTFYSQRFICAYDMMIRSKWQSDLMSGVALSYFFLMSIIVLFTYLKMMQAARSASADKMLVTKARHTVVLHAFQLLLSLITLVCPFVEMTVLQVDIQVFSNLRYFNFVVFSLFPRCLSPLIYGIRDEKFNSVFQQYVFCGLGLKQMTQNLIQSK from the coding sequence ATGCCTCAGAACAGCAATATAAGCAACAGCAGCAGTAACATCAGCATCAGTTCACAAAATGTTGGGAAGATTCTGGCAGTGGCCAATTTTAAAATAGCTTTCTCCCAGGTACTTGTCTgcattttcttttacataaacTGTACAATGCTGTtcacatttttaagaaaacactCCTTTCATCAAGACACCCGCTATATTTTATTTGCTCATATGCTTATGGTTGACACCCTACAGTTGCTCTTCATGGACCTGGGAGTTACACTGGCCTATTTTTTTATTGTGGCACCTGCTGGAGCTTGCATCCTATTTTGCATGATCATGGCATCCCTAACATACTTCACAACACTAACCCTAACTTTCATGTGTCTGGAACGTTATGTGGCCATCTGCATGCCATTGAGACATGCTGTCATTGCTACTGTTAAAAGGACATTATATGCCATTCTTATCATTTGGTTAATTGGTTCAATTCCTAGCTTTAAGGAACTGTTTATTATTGTTGCAATAGAAACCGTAACATTTTACTCACAGCGCTTCATCTGTGCTTATGATATGATGATTCGAAGTAAATGGCAGTCAGATCTAATGTCTGGTGTAGCTCTATCCTATTTTTTCCTCATGTCAATTATTGTCTTGTTTACTTACTTAAAAATGATGCAGGCTGCTCGATCTGCCTCTGCTGACAAGATGCTGGTTACCAAAGCCCGTCACACAGTGGTCCTGCATGCGTTCCAACTGCTGCTCTCTTTAATCACTCTTGTTTGTCCTTTTGTAGAAATGACTGTCCTTCAGGTAGATATACAAGTGTTTAGCAACCTTCGATATTTTAACTTTGTCGTCTTTAGTTTATTTCCCCGTTGTCTCAGTCCTCTAATTTATGGTATAAGGGATGAGAAATTCAACTCTGTGTTTCAACAGTATGTGTTCTGTGGATTGGGTTTAAAACAAATGACTCAAAATTTAATACAGAGCAAGTGA